The proteins below come from a single Rosa rugosa chromosome 2, drRosRugo1.1, whole genome shotgun sequence genomic window:
- the LOC133730579 gene encoding dual specificity protein phosphatase 1-like, whose translation MNGGYYKEDNIPCQIEEGLFLGSFGAANDEEELNRLNITHILTVGSAMPPAYPNDFVYKVLKDGNILLCCGEIRCFFKIEVVSDGPSTNIKQHFDECFDYIEEAKRSGGSVLVHCFVGRSRRFCLPVYIIPVSAY comes from the exons ATGAATGGGGGATACTATAAAGAGGACAATATCCCCTGCCAGATTGAAGAG GGTCTCTTCTTGGGTTCTTTTGGAGCTGCAAATGACGAGGAAGAACTAAACAGGTTGAACATTACTCACATTTTGACAGTGGGTAGTGCAATGCCTCCTGCATATCCAAATGATTTTGTCTATAAGGTTTTAAAAGATGGGAACATTCTTCTGTGCTGTGGTGAAATAA GATGCTTTTTCAAAATTGAGGTAGTTTCTGACGGACCAAGTACGAACATAAAACAGCACTTTGATGAGTGTTTCGATTACATTGAGGAAGCTAAAAGATCTGGTGGCAGTGTGCTGGTTCATTGCTTTGTGGGAAGATCCAGAAGGTTTTGTCTCCCTGTCTACATTATTCCTGTTTCAGCTTATTGA